From the genome of Papaver somniferum cultivar HN1 chromosome 2, ASM357369v1, whole genome shotgun sequence, one region includes:
- the LOC113347638 gene encoding codeine O-demethylase-like yields MEIPEVSNIGSSLSVPNVQEMAKQPLAEVPARYLRIDQDPSANVVSSSSKTVPVIDLQKLLSTEPIIAEAELERLHSACKEWGFFQVVNHGVDISVVEKIKSEVHDFFNIPMEEKKPFWQEEGDLEGFGQVFITSEDQQLDWGDMFFMVTLPKHMRKPRLFPKLPIPLRETVESYSSQVNNLNMTLLKLMGKALKIEAEVIEDLFEDGRQIIKMNYYPPCPQAENVLGATPHSDGTGLTILLQLNEVEGLQVKKDNMWVPVQPLPEAFVVNMGDLLEIMTNGIYPSVEHRVTVNTKKERLSVATFQSPKMTSHIGPIPSMLTPETPALFRSVRYDDYLRTYYKKKLYGKSYLDYMKIGGDKDDKDA; encoded by the exons ATGGAGATACCAGAAGTTTCAAATATAGGTTCTTCTTTATCTGTACCTAATGTTCAGGAAATGGCGAAACAACCGCTTGCTGAAGTCCCAGCTCGATACTTACGCATTGATCAGGACCCGTCGGCTAATGTCGTATCTAGTTCATCTAAAACGGTACCTGTAATCGATTTGCAGAAATTACTATCTACAGAACCCATCATTGCAGAGGCAGAATTGGAGAGGCTTCACTCTGCTTGCAAAGAATGGGGTTTCTTTCAG GTGGTAAACCATGGTGTTGACATATCGGTGGTGGAGAAAATAAAATCAGAAGTTCACGATTTCTTCAATATCCCAATGGAGGAGAAAAAGCCATTTTGGCAGGAAGAAGGAGATCTAGAAGGATTTGGACAAGTATTTATTACATCAGAAGACCAGCAGCTTGATTGGGGAGATATGTTTTTCATGGTCACTCTTCCCAAACATATGAGAAAGCCTCGGCTATTTCCCAAACTGCCTATACCTCTAAG GGAGACAGTAGAATCCTACTCATCGCAGGTGAATAACCTAAACATGACCCTCCTTAAGTTGATGGGAAAGGCTCTAAAAATCGAGGCCGAAGTCATTGAAGATTTGTTTGAAGATGGGAGACAAATTATAAAAATGAATTATTATCCTCCTTGTCCTCAAGCAGAGAATGTCCTCGGCGCTACACCACACTCAGATGGTACCGGTTTAACAATCCTCCTTCAACTCAACGAAGTGGAAGGTTTACAAGTTAAAAAAGACAATATGTGGGTTCCCGTTCAGCCTTTACCTGAGGCTTTTGTAGTGAACATGGGAGACCTTTTGGAG ATTATGACTAATGGAATTTATCCTAGCGTGGAGCACCGAGTAACAGTAAACACGAAAAAGGAGAGGCTCTCAGTTGCAACATTTCAGAGCCCTAAAATGACGTCCCATATTGGTCCGATACCTAGCATGCTCACACCAGAGACACCTGCCTTGTTCAGAAGCGTTAGGTATGACGATTATTTGAGGACATATTACAAAAAGAAGCTCTATGGAAAATCATACCTTGACTACATGAAGATAGGAGGTGATAAAGACGATAAGGATGCATGA